GGATGAGGCACGACATCGACGGGTAGAGATTCGCGTGCAGATCCTCGCCGTCGGGGCAGTTCTCGGAAAAATATTGCGGTTTGTTGATCTTGCCCGCGTCGTGGTAGAGGCCGGCGACCTTGGCGACGAGCGGATTGGCGCCGACCGCCTCCGCGCCGGCCTCGGCCAGCATGCCGACCATGACCGAATGGCGATACGTGCCGGGCGCGCGCACGACCATTTCCTTCAGCAGGGGGTGATTGAGACTCGCCAATTCCAGCACGGAGATGTCGCTCGTGTATCCGAACGCCCATTCAAAAATCGAGAGCACGGCGAGTACGACGAGACCGGACGACGCGCCGCCCACGAACGCGCCGGCCACCTCCATCGCGAGGTCGGTGAGCGATCGATCGAAGCCGGAGGAGCCGGCCAGGCAAAGCACGACGGCGACGTTCACCGCGCCGACGAAAAGCCCCGCCCGCGCAATGCGCGCGCGGCGCGCGGCCTGGCGGACGGCATGCGCCCCGGCAAAGGAAGCGGCAAGGACGAAGATCGTAAAGCTCATGTCGCCGCCGGCGAGCAGGCCCGCCAGCACGGCGAAGAGCACCGCGAAGAGGACCGCGATCTCCGAGTTCAAAAGGATGCGCACCGCCATCACGCCCGCGGCGGCGGGGTACATGTACCAGATCGCGCGCGGCGGGATAAGATCGAACATGCCGGCAATGACCGTCGACAACGCGACGCCGATGCGCAGCCCCAAAAGTCCCGCGACAAGCGCGAACGCGATGAACGCGACGTCGCGAACGAGCAAGCGGAATTTCCGGATGTTGCGCTCGGCGAACGTGAACATCACGGTGACGAGCAGAAGCGTCAGCGCGGAGACAGCGACAAAGTTCGCGAGGCGTTCGCGCGGCGAGGCGTGTTCGCGGATGTGACGCAGCACCTCCAGGCGCTCGTGCGTGATGCGCTCGCCCTCGCCGACGATGATCTGGTTCTTGGCGTATTTGACCTGCGAGGGCACGACCGCCGCGCGCGCGTCGGCGCGGCGTCGATCGGTTTCGGCCATGTTGATCGTGAGGTTCGGCGCGATGAGCCCGGCGGAAAGGCGCAGCGCGACCTGTTCCGCGCGCGGCGGCGCGGGCGTCGCGTTCATGCGCGCGCGCACGAGCGCGAGGACGCGATCGAGCTCGCTGACCGCCGCGGGATCGGCGACGACGGTTTCACGCCCGGTCGCCACGTCGCGCAGCACGAACGCGCGCGCGTCCGGTGGCATCGAACCGAGCGCCTCGTCGATCGGCCCGACGTCGGAGACGATCGGCCGCGCGCCGAACTCGTCGAGGATCGCCCGGGCGCGATCGAGCACCTCGGTCGAATAGCCCGATCGCGCGAGATACTGAAGTTGCGCGCGGTCGAGATTCCGGGCGCCGACATCGGCGGTGAATCGCTCCTGCGCGGCGGCCATTTCCTTGCGCGAGACGATATTGACGTTGCCCACGCCCGCCTCGCCGTCATCCGCGCCCACGCCGAGAAACTCACGCATGCGCGCAAACGCCGCCGCGAGCGTTTCCTTCGATTTCACGACGCGCGCGCTGTCGTAATCGAACACCGGCGGCGTGCGCCGGGCGGCCTCTTCGCGGCGCGCGTGCGTGCTTTCGGCGTCTTCCACGAAAAAGGTGCGCGGCGCCTTGATGGCGCGCTCGGCGTACGATCCGATCGCGTAGTCCGCGGTGAACAACGCGATACGCGGCGAAATCGCGAATCCGACGGCCAGACTCGTGACAAGCAGCATCAGCCAGCGACGCGTCACGATCGCGCGCGCCAGGCGCGACTCGCGCCAGCGCTCGGCGCGCGTGCCGCGGCGCGAGCGGGTCGTGCCGCCAGTATCGTCCTTATTCGACCGGAACATCGTCCGCTTTGGGAGGTTCGACCGGCGCCGCCGCATCGGATTTGCTTGCCGGCGCGAGAGAGACCGGCAAAGGCGGCCTCGCGCCGGTGTTCGCCGCGGCGATCACGGCCGGGTGTTGGGCTTCGTAATTTTCGTAGGCGTGGATGATCTCGGCGACCAGCGGGTGACGCACCACGTCCGACTTGTCAAAGCGGACGAATCGAATCTTGGCGACCTGCGCGAGGATTTGCTGGATGACGACAAGGCCCGACTTCGCGCCGATCGCGAGATCGATTTGCGTCACGTCGCCGGTGATGACGGCCTTGCTGTTGAAGCCAAGGCGCGTCAGGAACATTTTCATCTGCTCGGGCGTCGTGTTTTGCGCCTCGTCCAGGATGACGAACGAGTCGTTCAGCGTGCGCCCGCGCATGAACGCGAGCGGCGCGACCTCGATGATGCCGCGATCGAGAAAGCGCCGCGCCTTCTCGAACGGGATCATGTCGTGCAGCGCGTCATACAGCGGACGCAGATACGGATTCACCTTTTCCGCGATGTCGCCGGGCAGGAAACCGAGTTTTTCGCCCGCCTCGACCGCGGGGCGCGTCAGGATGATGCGCTCCACGGTACCCGCGAGAAGATCGGAGACCGCCATCGCCATCGCGAGATAAGTCTTGCCCGTGCCCGCGGGGCCGATCCCGAAAACGATGTCGTGCCGGCGGATCGCGTCGATGTATTCCTTTTGATGGATGCTCTTGGGCGCCACGATGCGCCGCTTGCTGCTGACGAGAATCTTGTCGAGAAAGATTTCCTTCAGGTTGTCGACGCGGCCGGACGCGAGAATGTGCGCGGCGTGCTCGATGTCGGATGCGTTGACGAGGTAGTCCTCGTCGCGCAGCTCGGCGATCTGCTCGATGAGCTTTTTCACCATCTGCACATCGTGCGTCTGCCCTTCGATGAACAGGCGGTCGCCGCGCGTCGAGAGCTTCACGTCGAGCACGTTTTCGATCGCGCGCAGGTTCTCGTCGCGCTCGCCGAAGATCAGTTCGCCCTGCCCGCCTTCGAGCTCGACATAAGGCACGCCGGAGCCGGAGTCCATCTGCAGGCGCAGGCGGCGCGGCTCGCGAGGGGGCGCCAGGCGGCGTTCTTCGCGCTCGTGCGGATCGGGCGCGCTATCGTCTTCGTCGCTCATGAACGGGCGGCGGTCACGGGGTCGCCGGTCGTTTCGGCGGCGGCGCGGCGGTTCCATGGGTTGAAGCTAC
This genomic stretch from bacterium harbors:
- a CDS encoding HDIG domain-containing protein — encoded protein: MFRSNKDDTGGTTRSRRGTRAERWRESRLARAIVTRRWLMLLVTSLAVGFAISPRIALFTADYAIGSYAERAIKAPRTFFVEDAESTHARREEAARRTPPVFDYDSARVVKSKETLAAAFARMREFLGVGADDGEAGVGNVNIVSRKEMAAAQERFTADVGARNLDRAQLQYLARSGYSTEVLDRARAILDEFGARPIVSDVGPIDEALGSMPPDARAFVLRDVATGRETVVADPAAVSELDRVLALVRARMNATPAPPRAEQVALRLSAGLIAPNLTINMAETDRRRADARAAVVPSQVKYAKNQIIVGEGERITHERLEVLRHIREHASPRERLANFVAVSALTLLLVTVMFTFAERNIRKFRLLVRDVAFIAFALVAGLLGLRIGVALSTVIAGMFDLIPPRAIWYMYPAAAGVMAVRILLNSEIAVLFAVLFAVLAGLLAGGDMSFTIFVLAASFAGAHAVRQAARRARIARAGLFVGAVNVAVVLCLAGSSGFDRSLTDLAMEVAGAFVGGASSGLVVLAVLSIFEWAFGYTSDISVLELASLNHPLLKEMVVRAPGTYRHSVMVGMLAEAGAEAVGANPLVAKVAGLYHDAGKINKPQYFSENCPDGEDLHANLYPSMSCLILTAHVREGVELARRHRLGERITDIIREHHGTSLIRECYDRAKKREDADHAVKETDFRYPGPKPRTREAALVMLSNAVESACRRLVNPTPARLEQTVEQTVNGIFLDGQLAECDLTLQDLNRLHRAFVKTITGVYHSRIEYPEPRPGEPNERSLGLADGTRA
- a CDS encoding PhoH family protein, yielding MDSGSGVPYVELEGGQGELIFGERDENLRAIENVLDVKLSTRGDRLFIEGQTHDVQMVKKLIEQIAELRDEDYLVNASDIEHAAHILASGRVDNLKEIFLDKILVSSKRRIVAPKSIHQKEYIDAIRRHDIVFGIGPAGTGKTYLAMAMAVSDLLAGTVERIILTRPAVEAGEKLGFLPGDIAEKVNPYLRPLYDALHDMIPFEKARRFLDRGIIEVAPLAFMRGRTLNDSFVILDEAQNTTPEQMKMFLTRLGFNSKAVITGDVTQIDLAIGAKSGLVVIQQILAQVAKIRFVRFDKSDVVRHPLVAEIIHAYENYEAQHPAVIAAANTGARPPLPVSLAPASKSDAAAPVEPPKADDVPVE